A window of the Enoplosus armatus isolate fEnoArm2 chromosome 5, fEnoArm2.hap1, whole genome shotgun sequence genome harbors these coding sequences:
- the tyr gene encoding tyrosinase: MRSLYVSVALLQLIGTCLCQFPRPCANSEGLRTKECCPVWDGDGSACGALSGRGFCTEVEVSDEPHGPQYPHRGIDDRERWPLAFFNRTCRCAGNYGGVNCGECRFGYWGSNCAEYRESVRRNILTLSAAEQQKFISYLNLAKNTISSDYVISTATRAEMGENGENPMFSDINTYDLFVWMHYYVSRDAFLGGPGNVWRDIDFAHESAAFLPWHRVYLLHWENEIRKLTGDFNFTIPYWDWRDAQSCEVCTDALMGGRSSFNPNLISPASVFSSWKVICTQPEEYNSREALCNATGEGPLLRNPGNHDPNRVPRLPTTADVDSIVGLPDYETGPMDRFSNMSFRNTIEGFASPETGMAVPGQSTMHNALHVFMNGSMSSVQGSANDPIFLLHHAFIDSIFERWLRTHQPLRSSYPRANAPIGHNDGYYMVPFLPLYRNGDYFLSNKALGFEYAYLLDPGQRFVQEFLTPYLQQAQEIWQWLLGAGILGALIAAIIAALLVVARRKWKRNQRRKRASSYGERQPLLQSSSEEGSSSYQTTL, translated from the exons atgAGGAGCCTGTATGTATCTGtagctctgctgcagctcattgGGACTTGTTTATGCCAGTTCCCTCGCCCATGTGCCAACTCAGAGGGACTACGGACCAAAGAGTGTTGCCCGGTGTGGGATGGTGACGGCTCAGCCTGCGGTGCCCTGTCAGGCCGAGGTTTTTGCACTGAGGTGGAGGTCTCAGATGAGCCCCATGGGCCCCAGTACCCACACAGAGGAATTGATGACAGAGAGCGCTGGCCTTTAGCCTTCTTCAACCGGACGTGTCGTTGTGCTGGAAACTATGGTGGTGTTAACTGTGGTGAATGCAGGTTTGGTTACTGGGGTTCAAACTGCGCTGAGTACAGGGAATCAGTGCGCAGGAACATCCTGACCCTGTCAGCTGCAGAGCAACAGAAGTTTATCTCTTATCTGAACCTGGCCAAGAACACCATCAGCAGCGACTACGTGATCTCCACAGCAACAAGAGCAGAGATGGGCGAAAATGGCGAGAACCCCATGTTCTCTGACATCAACACCTATGACCTGTTTGTCTGGATGCACTACTACGTGTCCCGGGACGCCTTCTTGGGAGGGCCAGGGAACGTATGGAGGGACATCGACTTTGCCCATGAATCTGCAGCATTTCTGCCATGGCACCGAGTCTATCTGCTTCACTGGGAGAATGAGATAAGGAAGCTGACGGGAGATTTCAACTTCACCATCCCATACTGGGACTGGAGGGATGCCCAGTCGTGTGAGGTGTGCACCGATGCTCTGATGGGCGGACGCAGCTCCTTCAATCCTAACCTCATCAGCCCTGCTTCAGTCTTCTCCTCATGGAAG GTGATCTGCACCCAGCCAGAGGAATACAACAGCCGAGAGGCATTGTGTAACGCTACCGGGGAGGGTCCACTGTTGCGTAACCCCGGCAACCATGATCCGAACCGCGTGCCACGACTCCCTACAACAGCTGATGTGGATTCCATTGTGGGCCTCCCCGATTATGAGACGGGACCCATGGACCGATTCTCCAACATGAGCTTCAGAAACACCATCGAGG GTTTTGCCAGTCCAGAGACAGGTATGGCAGTGCCAGGCCAGAGCACCATGCACAACGCCTTGCACGTCTTCATGAACGGCTCCATGTCCTCAGTGCAGGGTTCAGCCAACGACCCCATATTCCTGCTGCACCATGCCTTCATTGACAG CATCTTTGAGCGCTGGCTCAGGACCCACCAGCCTCTCCGGAGCAGCTACCCACGTGCCAATGCCCCCATTGGCCACAATGATGGTTACTACATGGTGCCCTTCCTGCCTCTATATAGAAACGGAGACTACTTCCTGTCCAACAAGGCTCTAGGATTTGAGTATGCCTACCTGTTGGACCCTG GCCAGAGGTTTGTTCAGGAGTTCCTGACACCCTACCTCCAGCAGGCACAGGAGATCTGGCAGTGGCTCCTGGGAGCCGGGATCCTCGGGGCGCTGATCGCTGCAATCATTGCTGCACTGCTTGTTGTTGCAAGAAGGAAGTGGAAGCGTaaccagaggaggaagagggcgtCGAGCTACGGAGAGAGACAACCACTACTGCAAAGCAGCTCAGAGGAAGGTTCATCTTCATATCAGACtactctgtaa